The proteins below come from a single Seriola aureovittata isolate HTS-2021-v1 ecotype China chromosome 23, ASM2101889v1, whole genome shotgun sequence genomic window:
- the LOC130164610 gene encoding membrane-anchored junction protein isoform X2 → MTLQAFSFPFPETRFFKAGSFIYKFKIRGGDSYSGEEVVGNGFNQELEDIIRTVLGNLDNLQPFSSTHFNIFPYNKRWEGLPKVMCKHGEKKLKAYPFILILYLEKNMLNGKQAEETLNPAKERVQHSSDSEPQSKRFKTDSPLEEAILKDLMMDLEAESKVSVAWLHMDNPHAEGEVKDDPGLADKKGTEGFDKPQLKSGVDMIRGSGTPGEVQPGTSQDMREEEGEHADPRRSGILARLASYIFPFSLFFRDP, encoded by the exons ATGACACTGCAGgccttctctttccctttccctGAAACACGATTCTTCAAAGCTGGTAGTTTTATCTACAAGTTCAAGATTCGAGGGGGGGACAGCTACAG TGGAGAGGAGGTGGTTGGAAACGGCTTCAATCAGGAACTGGAG GACATCATCAGAACTGTTCTCGGCAACCTGGACAATCTCCAGCCCTTCTCGAGTACCCACTTCAATATCTTCCCTT ATAACAAGCGGTGGGAGGGACTACCTAAGGTGATGTGCAAACATGGTGAGAAGAAGCTGAAAGCCTACCCATTTATTCTCATCCTCTACCTGGAGAAGAACATGCTGAATG GAAAACAAGCAGAAGAAACGCTAAATCCA GCGAAAGAGAGAGTGCAGCACTCCTCTGATTCTGAGCCGCAGTCAAAGCGCTTTAAGACAGATTCACCACTAGAGGAGGCCATACTAAAGGACTTGATGATGGACTTGGAGGCTGAAAGCAAGGTTTCAGTGGCGTG GCTGCACATGGACAATCCACATGCCGAGGGAGAGGTCAAAGACGATCCTGGACTTGCTGACAAG AAAGGGACGGAGGGGTTTGACAAACCCCAGCTGAAATCAGGTGTTGACATGATCAGAGGAAGTGGGACTCCAGGTGAAGTGCAGCCTGGGACATCACAGgacatgagagaggaggaaggagaacaTGCAGACCCAAGGAGGTCTGGGATTCTGGCTCGACTGGCCAG cTATATCTTCCCCTTCTCCTTGTTCTTCAGAGACCCCTGA
- the LOC130164610 gene encoding membrane-anchored junction protein isoform X1, whose product MTLQAFSFPFPETRFFKAGSFIYKFKIRGGDSYSGEEVVGNGFNQELEDIIRTVLGNLDNLQPFSSTHFNIFPYNKRWEGLPKVMCKHGEKKLKAYPFILILYLEKNMLNGKQAEETLNPAKERVQHSSDSEPQSKRFKTDSPLEEAILKDLMMDLEAESKVSVACRLHMDNPHAEGEVKDDPGLADKKGTEGFDKPQLKSGVDMIRGSGTPGEVQPGTSQDMREEEGEHADPRRSGILARLASYIFPFSLFFRDP is encoded by the exons ATGACACTGCAGgccttctctttccctttccctGAAACACGATTCTTCAAAGCTGGTAGTTTTATCTACAAGTTCAAGATTCGAGGGGGGGACAGCTACAG TGGAGAGGAGGTGGTTGGAAACGGCTTCAATCAGGAACTGGAG GACATCATCAGAACTGTTCTCGGCAACCTGGACAATCTCCAGCCCTTCTCGAGTACCCACTTCAATATCTTCCCTT ATAACAAGCGGTGGGAGGGACTACCTAAGGTGATGTGCAAACATGGTGAGAAGAAGCTGAAAGCCTACCCATTTATTCTCATCCTCTACCTGGAGAAGAACATGCTGAATG GAAAACAAGCAGAAGAAACGCTAAATCCA GCGAAAGAGAGAGTGCAGCACTCCTCTGATTCTGAGCCGCAGTCAAAGCGCTTTAAGACAGATTCACCACTAGAGGAGGCCATACTAAAGGACTTGATGATGGACTTGGAGGCTGAAAGCAAGGTTTCAGTGGCGTG CAGGCTGCACATGGACAATCCACATGCCGAGGGAGAGGTCAAAGACGATCCTGGACTTGCTGACAAG AAAGGGACGGAGGGGTTTGACAAACCCCAGCTGAAATCAGGTGTTGACATGATCAGAGGAAGTGGGACTCCAGGTGAAGTGCAGCCTGGGACATCACAGgacatgagagaggaggaaggagaacaTGCAGACCCAAGGAGGTCTGGGATTCTGGCTCGACTGGCCAG cTATATCTTCCCCTTCTCCTTGTTCTTCAGAGACCCCTGA
- the badb gene encoding BCL2 associated agonist of cell death b, protein MAANFTISDSESEPSEEVDEGEMSQSLTGQEQELSQRHTLTLPELRGAATGRTRLNSESHTSTVSRDEEFQARGEEEAGTPTEGAPFRGRSKSAPPALWAAKKYGQKLRRMSDEFDSLLDKGEMRKVKSAGTAKQMHHSKSWWSYLFSHQETEGENNHHENHTHRTE, encoded by the exons ATGGCTGCAAACTTCACCATTTCAGACAGTGAGTCAGAGCCATCGGAGGAGGTAGACGAAGGAGAAATGAGCCAATCACTAACTGGGCAAGAGCAGGAGCTTTCTCAACGCCACACCCTCACCTTGCCTGAACTCCGAGGGGCAG CGACCGGTCGAACGAGGCTGAACTCAGAGTCCCACACTTCCACTGTCTCCAGAGATGAGGAGTTCCAGGccaggggggaggaggaagcTGGCACGCCCACCGAAGGAGCTCCATTCAGGGGACGGTCCAAGTCAGCTCCCCCTGCACTGTGGGCGGCGAAGAAATACGGCCAGAAGCTCAGAAGGATGAGCGATGAATTTGACAGCCTGCTAGACAAAGGG GAGATGAGGAAGGTGAAAAGCGCTGGGACAGCCAAACAGATGCACCACTCTAAAAGCTGGTGGAGCTACCTCTTTAGTCACcaggagacagaaggagaaaacaaCCACCATGAAAACCACACTCACCGCACTGAGTAG
- the zgc:101765 gene encoding glyoxal reductase codes for MSSSSPPNPSVLLNTGVQMPLLGLGTYKLCGPEDVYRAVDAALAAGYRAFDSAAVYKNEAELGRALRELLPKYGLSREDVFITSKLGPKDQGEKALEGALTSLSQLDLDYIDLYLIHWPGMQGLVVADQRNPGNRAQSWATLEELHAQGKLRAIGVSNYTPAHMRELVQSCKIPPAVLQVEFHPRLCQTELRSVCEQYRVCFQAYSSLGKGELVTDPVVMELAKNCERTPAQVLLRWAVQQGVPVLPKSSNPDRIKDNARLFDFTLSDTDMDRLSALDCGHKYCWDPSEVA; via the exons ATGTCCTCCTCATCTCCCCCCAACCCTTCCGTACTACTAAATACGGGGGTTCAAATGCCCCTTCTGGGTTTGGGAACCTACAAGTTGTGTGGTCCTGAGGATGTCTACCGGGCTGTGGATGCTGCCTTGGCTGCTGGTTACCGTGCCTTTGACAGTGCAGCCGTTTACAAGAATGAAGCTGAGTTGGGTCGAGCCCTGAGAGAGCTCCTGCCCAAATATGGCTTGAGTAGAGAGGATGTATTCATAACCAG CAAGCTGGGCCCAAAGGATCAGGGCGAGAAAGCCTTGGAAGGAGCCCTCACCAGCCTGTCGCAGCTGGACTTGGATTACATTGACCTCTATCTGATCCACTGGCCTGGCATGCAGGGTCTGGTAGTGGCTGATCAACGCAACCCAG GCAACCGAGCTCAGAGTTGGGCcacactggaggagctgcatGCCCAGGGGAAGCTGAGGGCCATAGGAGTGTCCAACtacacaccagcacacatgAGAGAACTGGTACAGAGCTGCAAAATCCCTCCTGCAGTGCTACAG GTAGAATTTCACCCACGGCTATGCCAGACAGagctgaggagtgtgtgtgagcagtacAGAGTGTGTTTCCAAGCCTACTCCTCTTTAGGGAAAGGAGAACTGGTTACTGATCCAGTGGTTATGGAGTTGGCAAAGAACTGTGAACGCACACCTGCACAG GTCCTGCTGCGCTGGGCTGTGCAGCAGGGTGTCCCAGTGCTCCCCAAGTCCTCAAATCCAGACAGAATAAAGGACAACGCCAGACTTTTTGACTTCACACTGAGTGACACAGACATGGACAGACTGTCAGCCTTAGACTGTGGGCACAAGTACTGCTGGGATCCCTCAGAAGTGGCTTGA